In a single window of the Limnochorda sp. L945t genome:
- a CDS encoding glycosyltransferase, whose amino-acid sequence MGQGPQGARIALVHDWLVTRGGSERVLEVLVELLGYPPIYTLLYQPRAFTGSPISRCRVETSGLQRLPGALSHHRLLLPLMAYVIEQFDLSGYDIVISSSHAVAKGVLTRSDQLHISYVHTPMRYAWDLYHEYLDGPAVTDPGQRGWEGRRGAGRRRQPLRRGLKRLMTPAVLHYLRMWDLASAARPDVLVANSRYVARRIWKTYRRRAHVIYPPVDVERFRAAARGRGANAVGSTGMHDSPGPDGMPGGLDGSGASSFPITPGTYYVTHGRLVDYKRVDLLVQAFNRLGRPLLVVGDGPERRHLQALAGPKVRFLGAVDDEALPKYVANARAFVFAADEDFGIAPVEAQAAGCPVVAYSRGGAAETVVEGRTGVFFHEQTVDAVARAVHLFEATESGFDRAAIMEHAARFGPERFHSEFAELLDRAWRAFCRGGSKNVRALS is encoded by the coding sequence GTGGGACAAGGCCCTCAGGGCGCCAGGATCGCGCTCGTGCATGACTGGCTCGTGACCCGGGGCGGGTCGGAGCGAGTGCTCGAGGTGCTCGTCGAGCTCCTCGGGTACCCGCCCATTTATACGCTCTTGTACCAGCCCCGAGCGTTTACGGGGTCGCCGATAAGCCGGTGCCGGGTCGAGACGTCCGGGTTGCAGCGCCTGCCTGGGGCGTTGTCACACCACAGACTGCTGCTGCCGCTCATGGCGTACGTCATCGAGCAGTTCGACCTGTCGGGCTACGACATCGTCATCTCGAGCAGCCACGCAGTCGCCAAGGGCGTCCTGACGAGGTCGGATCAGCTTCACATCAGCTACGTCCATACACCGATGCGCTACGCCTGGGATCTGTATCATGAGTACCTGGATGGTCCGGCTGTTACCGACCCTGGTCAGCGAGGGTGGGAGGGCAGGAGAGGGGCAGGACGGCGGCGACAGCCGCTCCGAAGGGGTTTGAAGCGCCTGATGACGCCCGCCGTCCTGCACTACCTCCGTATGTGGGACCTGGCCAGCGCGGCGAGGCCCGACGTGCTGGTGGCCAATTCCCGCTACGTGGCCCGCCGTATCTGGAAGACGTACCGGCGCCGGGCGCACGTGATCTACCCCCCGGTAGACGTGGAGCGTTTTCGGGCGGCTGCACGTGGCCGCGGTGCCAACGCGGTCGGGTCGACCGGCATGCACGACTCGCCTGGCCCGGATGGGATGCCCGGCGGGCTCGACGGCTCGGGTGCGAGTAGCTTTCCCATCACACCGGGTACTTACTATGTCACCCACGGGCGGTTGGTCGACTACAAACGGGTCGACCTCCTGGTGCAGGCCTTCAACCGCCTGGGCAGGCCACTGCTCGTCGTCGGCGACGGGCCGGAACGCCGCCACCTCCAGGCCCTTGCGGGGCCCAAGGTCAGGTTCCTGGGAGCGGTGGATGACGAGGCTCTGCCGAAGTATGTCGCCAACGCTCGAGCGTTCGTCTTCGCTGCCGATGAAGATTTTGGGATCGCTCCCGTCGAGGCACAGGCGGCGGGGTGTCCCGTCGTGGCGTACTCACGAGGGGGTGCGGCCGAGACGGTTGTCGAGGGCCGCACGGGCGTCTTCTTCCATGAGCAGACCGTCGACGCCGTCGCCCGCGCCGTGCACCTCTTCGAAGCCACCGAGTCGGGCTTCGATCGTGCCGCCATCATGGAGCATGCGGCCCGGTTCGGGCCGGAGCGGTTCCACAGCGAGTTTGCCGAACTGCTCGACCGTGCCTGGCGCGCTTTTTGCCGGGGCGGCTCGAAGAATGTAAGGGCGCTCTCGTAA
- a CDS encoding metallophosphoesterase — translation MAGRKLVVVSDLHVDRWQKESKFEQFEDFLLYVRREAHTLVVNGDVLDLPPIEGEEVSASSKRALLALLQAPLQGVRLVYVVGNHDIAFRGWPIDLRPFVRIVYPFEVVDLGGRRIRIEHGHYYDPLFNGGYDILAGIRKFLNYDVGKVAVDTWKAATRFLQRLAPETGRSAVGRADEPAIFGRWKDAAIRLKEAGFDLVLFGHIHSPKGPDDEPSFYVNTGDWVDHTTVTEVDESGRPTQFEWRERGYRS, via the coding sequence ATGGCGGGCAGAAAACTGGTCGTGGTGTCGGACCTGCATGTGGACCGGTGGCAGAAGGAGTCCAAGTTCGAGCAGTTCGAAGACTTCCTCCTCTATGTACGGCGGGAAGCGCACACACTGGTGGTCAACGGCGATGTACTGGACCTGCCTCCCATCGAAGGCGAAGAGGTATCGGCGTCGTCCAAACGAGCCCTGTTGGCGCTCCTGCAAGCGCCTCTGCAGGGGGTTCGTCTGGTCTACGTGGTGGGCAACCACGACATCGCATTCCGGGGCTGGCCGATCGACCTACGACCGTTCGTGCGCATCGTCTACCCCTTTGAGGTGGTCGACCTGGGCGGGCGGCGGATCCGTATCGAGCACGGACATTACTATGACCCGCTGTTCAACGGTGGGTACGACATCCTGGCGGGGATTCGCAAGTTCCTCAATTACGACGTGGGGAAGGTCGCGGTCGATACCTGGAAGGCGGCCACACGGTTCCTCCAGCGCCTTGCGCCCGAGACGGGCCGCAGCGCGGTGGGGCGGGCAGACGAGCCGGCGATTTTCGGACGATGGAAAGACGCCGCCATTCGGCTGAAGGAGGCGGGGTTCGACCTTGTGTTGTTCGGTCACATTCACAGTCCCAAAGGGCCAGATGATGAGCCCTCATTCTACGTCAACACGGGCGACTGGGTCGACCATACCACTGTCACGGAGGTGGACGAGTCGGGAAGGCCCACCCAGTTTGAGTGGCGGGAGAGGGGCTACCGAAGCTAG
- a CDS encoding Uma2 family endonuclease, with product MQRPGLVLAAKGRPEPGLPSTPGIEIPSPSDTFREVQERIEAWLTAGAKSVWLVDPDRRRVKVYAHPHRPQVFEAGDALTDRAIPGFSVRVAELFAEG from the coding sequence GTGCAGCGCCCCGGCCTCGTCCTGGCAGCAAAGGGGCGGCCGGAGCCCGGCCTGCCATCCACGCCCGGGATCGAGATCCCCTCACCGAGCGACACCTTCCGCGAGGTGCAAGAGCGCATCGAAGCCTGGCTTACGGCGGGCGCGAAAAGCGTCTGGCTGGTCGACCCGGACCGCCGCCGCGTCAAGGTCTATGCCCATCCCCATCGGCCTCAGGTCTTCGAAGCGGGCGATGCGCTCACCGACCGAGCCATCCCGGGGTTTTCCGTACGGGTCGCCGAGCTTTTTGCGGAGGGGTAA
- a CDS encoding AbrB/MazE/SpoVT family DNA-binding domain-containing protein codes for MATATRKPVPVRVDSKGRVMLPAHFRKALGLEPGDTLFAQQVGRTLRLAKAEDPILLLWQHAEKEYAEGRTVTLEEFAAQEGLDLNAPQEG; via the coding sequence ATGGCCACCGCCACCCGAAAGCCCGTGCCCGTGCGGGTGGACAGCAAGGGACGCGTGATGCTGCCGGCTCACTTCCGCAAGGCGCTGGGCCTGGAGCCGGGCGACACCCTGTTCGCCCAGCAGGTGGGCCGTACCCTTCGCCTGGCGAAGGCCGAAGACCCCATCTTGCTGCTGTGGCAGCACGCGGAGAAGGAGTACGCCGAGGGGCGCACCGTGACCCTGGAGGAGTTCGCCGCCCAGGAAGGCCTCGACCTGAATGCCCCGCAGGAAGGATGA
- a CDS encoding type II toxin-antitoxin system RelE family toxin, whose product MPRRKDEGRKPSQSPGLEPSPPAPYQVRLSSIAVKELKDLGPFEAKAVQALRRLMEHPMAGHPLTGELKGLRSLEFSLPGGAYRAVYAVKPKERVCLVVIVGPHEGLYERAARRVAALRRTGEL is encoded by the coding sequence ATGCCCCGCAGGAAGGATGAGGGCCGCAAGCCGTCCCAGTCTCCTGGCCTCGAACCGTCCCCGCCTGCGCCTTACCAGGTGCGGCTGTCCTCGATAGCCGTCAAAGAGCTGAAAGATCTGGGGCCCTTCGAGGCAAAGGCGGTGCAGGCGCTTCGTCGGCTGATGGAACACCCCATGGCTGGCCACCCGTTGACCGGGGAACTGAAAGGCCTGCGTTCCCTGGAGTTCTCCCTGCCTGGAGGGGCCTACAGGGCGGTGTACGCGGTGAAGCCCAAAGAGCGGGTCTGCCTGGTGGTGATCGTCGGCCCCCACGAGGGTCTCTACGAGCGGGCAGCCCGGCGGGTGGCGGCGCTGCGCCGGACGGGGGAGCTGTAG
- a CDS encoding type II toxin-antitoxin system RelE family toxin, whose translation MYPRVRDAMRDPADNPRPPGVRKLTGRDGWRLRVGDYRVIYDVDDESRRVTVLHIGHRRDVYR comes from the coding sequence GTGTACCCGCGGGTACGCGACGCCATGAGGGACCCGGCTGATAACCCAAGGCCACCGGGCGTCCGCAAGCTCACCGGTCGCGACGGGTGGCGCCTCCGAGTTGGCGACTACCGGGTCATTTACGACGTCGACGATGAAAGCCGACGCGTCACGGTGCTTCACATTGGCCATCGTCGGGACGTGTACCGCTGA
- a CDS encoding type II toxin-antitoxin system VapC family toxin — MTDVFVTDTHPFLWYLTDDPRLSEAARQVLERADRGDLFVVVPAVVLIECLYVLERKRIEYEFGQLVRRIDEASGYIVWPLDLETVLTMAEVGRTLELHDRAIVATAKQWGAGLISRDGQIVAAQEVKVYW; from the coding sequence ATGACAGACGTGTTTGTGACAGACACTCACCCGTTCCTGTGGTACCTTACTGACGATCCCCGCCTCAGCGAGGCGGCCCGGCAGGTGCTCGAGCGCGCGGACAGAGGGGACCTGTTCGTCGTGGTGCCGGCCGTGGTTCTCATCGAGTGCCTGTACGTGTTGGAGCGAAAACGTATAGAGTACGAGTTCGGCCAACTGGTGCGCCGCATCGACGAGGCGTCCGGCTACATCGTTTGGCCTCTGGATCTCGAGACGGTACTTACCATGGCTGAGGTTGGCCGAACTCTGGAGCTGCACGACCGTGCCATTGTGGCTACGGCCAAGCAATGGGGTGCGGGGCTCATTAGCCGGGACGGCCAAATCGTGGCGGCTCAGGAAGTAAAGGTGTATTGGTAA
- a CDS encoding CopG family antitoxin — translation MKRKMKEISDPKDIPAFASEQEEADLWATHSLSPGVLERMQPIPPGELPAPRPRTKPVAIRFDPDVLERLQALAKKKARVTKHCSRSSCLSGSTRRRSEKAS, via the coding sequence GTGAAGCGCAAGATGAAGGAAATCAGCGACCCGAAGGATATCCCGGCCTTTGCAAGCGAACAGGAGGAGGCAGATCTCTGGGCGACGCACTCCCTGAGCCCGGGCGTCCTGGAGCGCATGCAACCCATCCCACCCGGTGAGCTTCCTGCCCCCCGCCCGAGGACGAAACCTGTGGCCATCCGGTTTGATCCGGACGTCCTCGAGCGGCTGCAGGCCCTCGCAAAGAAAAAGGCAAGGGTTACCAAACACTGCTCAAGGAGTTCGTGCTTGAGCGGCTCTACGAGGAGGAGAAGCGAGAAAGCCTCGTAG
- a CDS encoding BrnT family toxin gives MDFEGDDANVVHIARHDVTPAEAEEALLDPRRLGMQVYQLKGEPRWAAVGATETGRVLFVVYTKRGPKIRVITAQDAERDERRRYRRR, from the coding sequence GTGGACTTCGAGGGGGACGACGCCAACGTTGTGCACATCGCACGACACGATGTTACGCCGGCCGAGGCCGAAGAGGCCCTTCTCGATCCGCGGCGACTGGGGATGCAGGTCTACCAACTCAAGGGTGAACCACGCTGGGCGGCCGTGGGTGCCACCGAAACCGGACGGGTGTTGTTCGTGGTCTACACAAAACGAGGTCCGAAGATTCGGGTGATCACGGCGCAGGATGCAGAACGCGATGAGCGCCGGCGATATCGGAGGCGATAG
- a CDS encoding ribbon-helix-helix domain-containing protein, translating to MSLAVSRVKRTQVHLDPAEHGALKRKATEEGVSMSELLRRIVREQLGLGKPRGSPAERLMRLVGIGASGLSDVSERHDDYLARALRRETETR from the coding sequence ATGTCGCTGGCGGTGAGCAGGGTGAAGCGCACGCAAGTCCATCTGGATCCTGCGGAACACGGGGCCCTAAAGCGGAAGGCGACGGAGGAAGGTGTCTCGATGTCCGAGTTGCTCCGTCGCATCGTCAGAGAACAGCTCGGGCTCGGGAAGCCGCGCGGTTCGCCTGCGGAGAGGCTCATGCGCCTCGTTGGGATCGGGGCGAGCGGCCTGTCCGATGTCTCGGAGCGACATGACGACTACCTGGCAAGAGCCCTGCGGCGGGAGACGGAGACACGGTAG
- a CDS encoding type II toxin-antitoxin system MqsR family toxin, with protein sequence MKMALGRGRFLLAERDKNLRDLAELGMVVADVYQVLQRLSVSDYCQGPLDDERGRAKQWWVFGPRYEGMVLYVKVCVNRNGCVECLSFHRAAHPLPYPLLGREGQP encoded by the coding sequence ATGAAGATGGCGCTGGGCAGGGGGCGCTTCTTGTTGGCCGAGCGCGACAAGAACCTGAGAGACCTCGCGGAACTCGGCATGGTCGTCGCAGACGTGTATCAGGTCTTGCAGCGTCTGTCCGTGTCCGATTACTGCCAAGGCCCTCTAGATGACGAGAGAGGCCGTGCCAAGCAGTGGTGGGTATTCGGCCCTCGCTATGAGGGCATGGTCCTGTACGTCAAGGTTTGCGTTAACCGCAACGGCTGCGTCGAATGCCTCTCGTTCCACCGCGCAGCCCATCCCTTGCCTTACCCCTTGCTCGGAAGAGAGGGTCAGCCGTGA
- a CDS encoding type II TA system antitoxin MqsA family protein, translating into MTGYCPNCDETRELRTERRRETYMVRDEPIEVEADVLVCSTCGQAVFDEKRDERTLRAAYDVYRARKGLLKPDEIRELRERYGLSQRSLARLLGWGLVTVQRYERGALQDKSHDDLLRALEDPSFVLELLDRHGDRLPERVRQAVRSAALGAAALRYPVKLAREVERAILVDYHRRPDLHGLRAFDLERLEQLVVYLARRCPGAFKTKMAKLLWLADFGHFRLHRVSITGLAYARYPYGPAPDHFASVMAALEELGTVRVVEGVAGPYQGEVVEAVQEESLDEFAEAERRTIDWVVARFGRMVAAELSRLSHAEPSWAERADGDLIPYAEADRIRMLDGLEAR; encoded by the coding sequence GTGACGGGCTATTGCCCTAACTGCGACGAGACGCGGGAGCTTCGAACCGAGCGCCGCCGCGAGACCTACATGGTCCGCGACGAGCCCATCGAAGTCGAGGCCGATGTGCTCGTCTGCAGCACTTGCGGCCAGGCCGTCTTCGACGAGAAGCGCGACGAGCGCACCCTTCGCGCCGCTTACGACGTTTACCGGGCGCGCAAAGGGCTGCTCAAGCCTGATGAGATTCGGGAGCTGCGCGAGCGTTACGGCCTCTCGCAGCGCTCATTGGCGCGCCTTCTCGGATGGGGACTGGTGACGGTCCAGCGTTACGAACGGGGCGCCTTGCAGGACAAGTCCCACGACGACCTGCTTCGGGCTCTGGAGGATCCGAGCTTCGTGCTGGAGCTGCTGGACCGCCACGGGGACCGGTTGCCGGAGCGGGTCCGGCAGGCGGTGCGCAGCGCCGCGCTCGGGGCGGCCGCGTTGAGGTATCCCGTCAAACTCGCCCGGGAAGTAGAACGGGCCATTCTCGTGGACTACCACCGTCGTCCGGACCTGCATGGCCTGCGCGCCTTCGACCTGGAACGGTTAGAGCAACTCGTCGTCTACCTGGCCCGGCGGTGCCCCGGGGCGTTCAAGACCAAGATGGCCAAACTGCTGTGGCTCGCGGACTTCGGCCACTTTCGACTCCACCGAGTCTCCATCACAGGCCTCGCATACGCGCGCTATCCGTACGGACCGGCGCCCGACCACTTCGCTTCTGTAATGGCGGCTCTGGAAGAGCTCGGGACCGTGAGGGTGGTGGAGGGGGTGGCCGGCCCGTACCAGGGCGAGGTCGTCGAGGCCGTGCAGGAGGAGAGTCTTGATGAGTTCGCCGAGGCCGAGCGCCGTACCATCGACTGGGTAGTGGCGCGCTTCGGGCGCATGGTGGCTGCCGAGTTGAGCCGTCTTTCCCATGCGGAACCCTCGTGGGCCGAGCGAGCCGACGGCGACCTCATCCCCTATGCCGAGGCGGACCGCATCCGGATGCTGGACGGCCTGGAGGCCCGATAG